A window of Tautonia plasticadhaerens contains these coding sequences:
- a CDS encoding glycosyltransferase — MLGSLMMQTHRPDRILVVDDGDGDDPSAERVARRYPGVEYLRAAVGCGLSGNPARNVGLRVLGDLPYLCFLDDDDMVPPDYLEALLATIETDCRAAASYPRLRFCGESQGRWDHPFEPALLGRTNISGVPALIRSDALRQVGGWPVFEPDRDGLVPHDDWALWRRLRDHGWRMVPAPVDYYYFRHDSGVCRANQRSPRRDDWRWTIDPTDLVTLAIPWSGREPLIDALLDAVSRQTFPASQLHVLFYDNSGSVAVGRRLRHWLMGQEGYAGVSYVRDPRPAVPGLSARELADARPVLGQQGGRRHGRELNDRVGAIWNRIGQLVRTDLVWCLEDDVIPPPEALDRLLDRMGPDVDGVSASYRSRVVPDHRVAWRYRDLDTGELIHLRGGSGLEAIGGAGLGCALVRREVFLAGPARSAGDAVGYDCNLWLDVARRGGTLLMDWDLECDHRVDPPPPAEMAGAVGGRDRGGLDRGGLNGTGA; from the coding sequence ATGCTCGGCTCGCTGATGATGCAGACCCACCGGCCCGATCGGATCCTCGTGGTCGACGACGGCGACGGCGACGACCCCTCGGCCGAGCGGGTCGCCCGGCGCTATCCCGGGGTCGAGTACCTCCGGGCTGCGGTCGGCTGCGGCCTGAGCGGCAACCCGGCGAGGAACGTCGGGCTGAGGGTGCTGGGGGACCTCCCCTACCTCTGCTTCCTCGACGACGACGACATGGTGCCCCCGGACTACCTGGAGGCCCTGCTCGCCACGATCGAGACCGATTGCCGGGCGGCCGCCTCCTACCCCCGCCTGCGGTTCTGCGGCGAGTCCCAGGGCCGGTGGGACCACCCGTTCGAGCCCGCCCTGCTGGGGAGGACGAACATCTCCGGGGTGCCGGCGCTGATCCGGTCCGACGCGCTGCGGCAGGTTGGCGGCTGGCCGGTCTTCGAGCCCGACCGGGACGGCCTGGTCCCGCACGACGACTGGGCGCTCTGGCGTCGGCTGCGGGACCACGGCTGGCGGATGGTCCCCGCGCCGGTCGACTACTACTATTTCCGGCACGACTCGGGCGTCTGCCGGGCCAACCAGCGGTCCCCCCGGCGGGACGACTGGCGATGGACGATCGACCCGACCGACCTGGTGACGCTGGCGATCCCCTGGTCGGGGCGCGAGCCCCTGATCGACGCGCTGCTCGACGCCGTCTCACGGCAGACGTTCCCGGCGTCGCAGTTGCACGTCCTGTTCTACGACAATTCCGGGTCGGTCGCCGTCGGCCGCCGGCTGAGGCACTGGCTGATGGGGCAGGAGGGGTATGCCGGGGTCTCCTACGTCCGGGACCCGAGGCCGGCGGTGCCGGGCCTGTCGGCCCGGGAGCTGGCCGACGCGAGGCCGGTCCTCGGCCAGCAGGGGGGCCGGCGCCACGGCCGGGAGCTGAACGACCGGGTCGGGGCGATCTGGAACCGGATCGGCCAGCTGGTCCGGACGGACCTGGTCTGGTGTTTGGAGGACGACGTGATCCCGCCCCCCGAGGCGCTCGACCGGCTGCTCGACCGGATGGGCCCGGACGTCGACGGCGTGTCGGCGAGCTACCGGTCCCGAGTCGTGCCGGACCACCGGGTGGCCTGGCGGTACCGGGACCTGGATACGGGGGAGCTGATCCACCTGAGGGGCGGCTCCGGGCTGGAGGCGATCGGGGGTGCCGGGCTGGGGTGCGCCCTGGTCCGCCGCGAGGTCTTCCTGGCCGGCCCGGCCCGGTCGGCCGGGGACGCCGTCGGCTACGACTGCAACCTGTGGCTCGACGTGGCCCGCCGGGGCGGGACGCTGCTGATGGACTGGGATCTGGAGTGCGACCACCGGGTCGATCCCCCGCCCCCGGCCGAGATGGCCGGGGCCGTCGGGGGGCGTGATCGCGGTGGGCTGGATCGCGGTGGACTCAACGGAACCGGCGCGTGA
- a CDS encoding RNA polymerase sigma factor: MSRSTGEVLDDWLVLAAQGGEADAFEALAERWHRRLVAHAYRRLSHAEGAAEAAQEAWLAIVRGIPSLDDPARFPSWAYRIVDRKAVDWLRRRRRQRAMDDRIGRDPRLRSQAIDPGPDGLPAEPEGLDPVDRLRLALRQLPGEQQALLALYYTEGRPVRQIAETLGIPEGTVKSRLFHARQHLKSRLEDRP, encoded by the coding sequence GTGAGCCGATCGACCGGAGAGGTGCTCGACGACTGGCTCGTCCTGGCCGCCCAGGGGGGCGAGGCCGACGCCTTCGAGGCCCTGGCCGAGCGCTGGCACCGGCGGCTGGTGGCCCACGCCTACCGCCGCCTCTCCCACGCCGAGGGGGCCGCCGAGGCCGCCCAGGAGGCCTGGCTGGCGATCGTCCGGGGGATCCCCTCGCTGGACGACCCGGCCCGGTTCCCCTCCTGGGCCTACCGGATCGTCGACCGCAAGGCCGTCGACTGGCTCCGGAGGCGCCGCCGGCAGCGGGCGATGGACGACCGGATCGGGCGGGACCCCCGCCTCCGCTCCCAGGCGATCGACCCCGGGCCCGACGGCCTCCCGGCCGAGCCCGAGGGGCTCGACCCCGTCGACCGCCTCCGCCTGGCGCTCCGACAACTGCCTGGGGAGCAGCAAGCGCTGCTCGCCCTCTACTACACCGAGGGCCGACCCGTCCGGCAGATCGCCGAGACGCTCGGCATCCCGGAGGGGACGGTCAAGTCCCGCCTCTTCCACGCGAGGCAGCACCTGAAATCCCGACTGGAGGACCGGCCATGA
- a CDS encoding mandelate racemase/muconate lactonizing enzyme family protein, giving the protein MPRPAPPRPGLVDRRRFLEASGLALAASLAGSGPRAWAASRARGADFRVEKVDRTAVRLPFRETPGRAMAREIPHWDLFEVVEVTLGSGHVGFGETMLYYTWGVTGDDDVARALGKNAASLMWDDSLGSGLQQALFDAVSRGLDVPLHRLLGEQAHDTTPLSWWNIDIPPADWVSECQEAHARGYRAMKTKGRPWFDIWACADAVRDAIPEDFKIGVDFNDTLLTAERGLPILKELEQTPQIGIFETPIPQRDVEGNVRIRNEVETPIALHYGTPRPAVVIKRDACDGFVVGGGASRLMDTGAVAATADLPFWLQLVGSDITAAWSLHCGAVLSHATWPAVNCHQLYDAPLLKAPIVVTEGYAPIPTGPGLGFELDRDALEKYRVETPTERPDPPRLIETSWPDGRRMYTANTGRVNFMLTAANDGRTPYFERGVDSRLLPDDGSDAWRARYDRARRDGPFIER; this is encoded by the coding sequence ATGCCCCGACCCGCCCCGCCCCGCCCCGGCCTCGTCGACCGCCGCCGCTTCCTCGAGGCCTCGGGCCTCGCCCTGGCCGCCTCCCTCGCCGGCTCCGGCCCGAGGGCCTGGGCGGCCTCCCGGGCCCGGGGGGCCGACTTCCGCGTCGAGAAGGTCGACCGGACCGCCGTCCGCCTCCCCTTCCGGGAGACCCCCGGCCGGGCCATGGCCCGGGAGATCCCGCACTGGGACCTCTTCGAGGTCGTCGAGGTCACGCTCGGCTCCGGCCACGTCGGCTTCGGCGAGACGATGCTCTACTACACCTGGGGCGTCACCGGGGACGACGACGTGGCCCGGGCCCTGGGCAAAAACGCCGCCTCGCTGATGTGGGACGACTCGCTCGGCTCCGGCCTCCAGCAGGCCCTCTTCGACGCCGTCTCCCGAGGCCTGGACGTCCCCCTGCACCGGCTGCTCGGCGAGCAGGCCCACGACACCACCCCGCTCTCCTGGTGGAACATCGACATCCCCCCCGCCGACTGGGTGAGCGAGTGCCAGGAGGCCCACGCCCGGGGCTACCGCGCCATGAAGACCAAGGGCCGCCCCTGGTTCGACATCTGGGCCTGCGCCGACGCCGTCCGGGACGCCATCCCGGAGGACTTCAAGATCGGCGTCGACTTCAACGACACCCTGCTCACCGCCGAGCGGGGCCTGCCGATCCTCAAGGAGCTGGAGCAGACCCCGCAAATCGGCATCTTCGAGACCCCCATCCCCCAGCGAGACGTCGAGGGGAACGTCCGGATCCGCAACGAGGTCGAGACGCCGATCGCCCTGCACTACGGCACCCCCAGGCCCGCCGTGGTCATCAAGCGGGACGCCTGCGACGGCTTCGTCGTCGGCGGAGGCGCCAGCCGATTGATGGACACCGGCGCCGTCGCCGCGACGGCCGACCTGCCCTTCTGGCTCCAGCTGGTCGGCTCCGACATCACCGCCGCCTGGTCCCTGCACTGCGGGGCCGTGCTCAGCCACGCCACCTGGCCGGCGGTGAACTGCCACCAGCTCTACGACGCCCCGCTGCTGAAGGCGCCGATCGTCGTGACCGAAGGTTATGCCCCCATCCCGACCGGCCCCGGCCTGGGCTTCGAGCTGGACCGGGATGCCCTGGAGAAATACCGGGTCGAGACGCCGACCGAGCGGCCCGACCCGCCTCGGCTGATCGAGACCTCCTGGCCCGACGGCCGCCGGATGTACACGGCCAACACCGGCCGGGTCAACTTCATGCTCACCGCCGCCAACGACGGCCGGACCCCCTACTTCGAGCGCGGCGTCGACTCCCGACTCCTCCCCGACGACGGCTCCGACGCCTGGCGGGCACGGTACGACCGCGCCCGCCGCGACGGCCCCTTCATCGAGCGCTGA
- a CDS encoding prenyltransferase/squalene oxidase repeat-containing protein — protein sequence MNRARPLPVASCMLAALLLPAPCRAIAQDLPEAPRAPFSGAETDAAARRALDFLAGAQHADGSWESGGFGKATSVTSLAVMGFLACGHVPGEPGPYREAIARGVDYVLDNQRTDGMLVSNTSHGPMYCHGISTLMLAEVVGMTPDPGLADRCRVALARAVELIVRAQRMPKSDDHAGGWRYQPGSYDSDLSVSGWQVVALRAARDAGCSVPSEAIDAAIDYVRRCAEPRSGGFSYQAGRGGPNNPRTGTGILSLELCGEHNSPEALAGAEYLMTHPPSWGSDYFFYEAYYCPQALFQLGDAYFLPYYSRIVPILLDRQEADGSWYSPTGNDRTGGRNYCTAMGVLALAVEYRYLPIYQR from the coding sequence ATGAATCGAGCCCGCCCGCTCCCCGTCGCGTCCTGCATGCTGGCCGCCCTGCTGCTCCCGGCCCCCTGCCGGGCGATCGCCCAGGACCTGCCCGAGGCGCCCCGGGCCCCCTTCTCCGGCGCCGAGACCGACGCCGCCGCCCGACGCGCCCTCGACTTCCTGGCCGGGGCCCAGCATGCCGACGGTTCCTGGGAATCCGGCGGCTTCGGCAAGGCGACCTCCGTCACCTCGCTGGCGGTGATGGGCTTCCTCGCCTGCGGCCACGTCCCCGGGGAGCCCGGCCCGTACCGTGAGGCGATCGCCCGGGGCGTCGACTACGTGCTCGACAACCAGCGGACCGACGGCATGCTCGTCTCCAACACCAGCCACGGGCCGATGTACTGCCACGGCATCAGCACCCTGATGCTGGCCGAGGTCGTGGGCATGACGCCGGACCCGGGCCTGGCCGACCGCTGCCGGGTCGCGCTGGCGAGGGCCGTCGAGCTGATCGTCCGGGCCCAGCGGATGCCCAAGTCCGACGACCACGCCGGCGGCTGGCGGTATCAGCCCGGCAGCTACGACAGCGACCTGAGCGTCTCGGGCTGGCAGGTCGTCGCGCTGCGGGCCGCCCGGGACGCGGGCTGCTCGGTCCCCTCCGAGGCGATCGACGCGGCGATCGACTACGTCCGGCGCTGCGCCGAGCCCCGGTCCGGCGGCTTCAGCTACCAGGCCGGCCGGGGGGGGCCGAACAACCCGAGGACCGGCACCGGCATCCTCTCCCTGGAACTCTGCGGCGAGCACAACTCGCCCGAGGCCCTCGCCGGCGCCGAGTACCTGATGACGCACCCCCCGAGCTGGGGCTCCGACTACTTCTTCTACGAGGCCTACTACTGCCCGCAGGCCCTCTTCCAGCTCGGCGACGCCTACTTCCTGCCCTACTACTCGCGGATCGTCCCCATCCTGCTCGACCGGCAGGAGGCCGACGGATCGTGGTACTCCCCCACCGGCAACGACCGCACCGGGGGCCGCAACTACTGCACGGCGATGGGGGTGCTGGCCCTGGCCGTCGAGTACCGCTACCTGCCGATCTACCAGCGTTGA
- a CDS encoding serine/threonine-protein kinase: MSIDTTNRPPKDARPDPRDAGRPTPAGVRRRPKDEGHATEPATELAPTPILPSPTADWEAPEDDPTIRLQPDSAPDPSIPVWIDRVIAGRYCLEREIGRGGFGIVMLAYDRELHRQVAIKVARRTRDRGTDHLLEEGRKVAQLDHPNIVPVYDCGRIDDRTIFIVSKYIDGGSLARRMALRKLPIGEAMTIAREVADALAHAHERGLIHRDLKPSNILIDSKNTAYVADFGLALRATDRSDLACVEGSPQYMSPEQASGKSRLVDRRTDVFSFGVILYEMITGERPFPGRLSAEYREQVIHAEPPSPSRLAPAISPRLEAVCRKALSKNPADRHASAWELARELRQCRDWDGPRHWTRLSLVVSAATLLLAAAVLVLALRLFGPQPLTSRGGSPPPATRDAPDLRMAGWILSESGSVDFNDVFPPTIHSAETLPMGPVTLRSLSLYGAGPIADARIEEIARLGGVSSLHLGKTGLTDDQLAELSRLPRLKLLIVCYNALTDRGLSRLGPPDGLKHLDLAGTLVTDEGLDALASSPRLRFLNLSDTEIGDAGIRRLRGLALLEELSVDRTRITDACVDDLLQLPHLKWLRASETALSDEAADRLRAGPSGCRVIR, from the coding sequence ATGTCGATCGACACCACCAACAGGCCGCCGAAGGACGCCCGCCCCGACCCGAGGGACGCCGGCCGTCCCACCCCGGCCGGCGTCCGTCGCCGGCCGAAGGACGAGGGGCATGCCACCGAGCCGGCCACCGAGCTGGCCCCGACCCCCATCCTGCCGTCGCCGACGGCCGACTGGGAGGCCCCCGAGGACGACCCGACGATCCGGCTGCAGCCCGATTCGGCCCCCGACCCGTCGATCCCCGTCTGGATCGACCGCGTCATCGCCGGCCGCTACTGCCTGGAGCGGGAGATCGGCCGGGGGGGGTTCGGCATCGTCATGCTGGCCTACGACCGGGAGCTGCATCGCCAGGTGGCGATCAAGGTCGCCCGGCGGACCCGGGACCGGGGGACCGACCACCTCCTGGAGGAGGGCCGCAAGGTCGCCCAGCTCGACCACCCGAACATCGTCCCGGTCTACGACTGCGGCCGGATCGACGACCGGACGATCTTCATCGTCTCCAAATACATCGACGGCGGCAGCCTCGCCCGGCGGATGGCCCTGCGGAAGCTGCCGATCGGGGAGGCGATGACGATCGCCCGGGAAGTGGCCGACGCCCTGGCCCACGCCCATGAGCGCGGGCTGATCCACCGGGACCTGAAGCCCTCGAACATCCTGATCGATTCGAAGAACACGGCCTACGTGGCCGACTTCGGCCTGGCCCTGCGGGCGACCGACCGCAGCGACCTGGCCTGCGTCGAGGGTTCCCCCCAGTACATGAGCCCCGAGCAGGCCAGCGGCAAGTCCCGGCTGGTGGACCGCCGCACCGACGTCTTCTCCTTCGGGGTGATCCTCTACGAGATGATCACCGGCGAGCGCCCCTTCCCGGGCCGATTGTCGGCCGAGTACCGCGAGCAGGTGATCCATGCGGAGCCGCCCTCGCCGAGCCGCCTCGCCCCGGCGATCTCCCCCCGACTGGAGGCCGTCTGCCGCAAGGCCCTCTCCAAGAACCCGGCCGACCGGCACGCCTCGGCCTGGGAGCTGGCCCGGGAGCTTCGCCAGTGCCGGGACTGGGACGGGCCCCGGCACTGGACCCGGCTGAGCCTGGTCGTCTCGGCGGCGACCCTGCTGCTGGCGGCGGCCGTCCTGGTGCTCGCCCTCCGGCTGTTCGGGCCCCAGCCGCTCACGTCGAGGGGCGGGTCACCGCCCCCGGCCACCCGCGACGCCCCCGACCTCCGGATGGCCGGATGGATCCTCTCGGAGAGCGGCTCGGTCGACTTCAACGACGTCTTCCCGCCGACGATCCACTCGGCCGAGACGCTGCCGATGGGTCCGGTCACGCTGCGATCCCTCTCGCTCTACGGGGCGGGCCCGATCGCCGACGCCCGGATCGAGGAGATCGCCAGGCTCGGGGGGGTCAGTTCCCTGCACCTGGGCAAGACCGGGCTGACCGACGACCAGCTCGCCGAGCTGTCCCGGCTGCCCCGTCTGAAGCTGCTGATCGTCTGCTACAACGCGCTGACCGACCGGGGCCTCTCCCGCCTCGGCCCCCCGGACGGTCTGAAGCACCTGGACCTGGCGGGGACCCTCGTGACCGACGAGGGGCTCGACGCCCTGGCCTCGTCCCCCCGCCTTCGGTTCCTCAACCTCTCCGACACCGAGATCGGCGACGCCGGGATCCGCCGGCTCCGGGGCCTCGCCCTGCTCGAGGAACTCAGCGTGGATCGGACCCGGATCACCGACGCCTGCGTCGACGACCTGCTGCAACTGCCCCACCTGAAGTGGCTCCGGGCCAGCGAGACGGCCCTCTCGGACGAGGCAGCCGATCGCCTCCGGGCCGGGCCGTCGGGCTGCCGGGTCATCCGCTGA
- a CDS encoding protein kinase domain-containing protein: MADETQDRDPIEALVDAILGRLRRGERPDAEELSSEYPGLAGGLPNLLRAIDDLSRARSGSEAEADADAEGPVPPEGRPHPEPPGPRHLGDYRLLREIGRGGMGVVYEAEQLSLGRRVALKILPRHVALDSKVLKRFRREARSAARLHHSNIVPVFEVGRDGEVAYYAMQFIPGRGLDRVIEGLRSRRDRSGRLGVTTPGGPGAVPPRGDGPGVASTPPPGRGGSPIGRSGRSRTPPRRRWCRCPRGPRPIRPGTTRP; the protein is encoded by the coding sequence ATGGCCGACGAGACCCAGGATCGCGACCCCATCGAGGCGCTGGTCGACGCGATCCTCGGCCGGCTCCGGCGTGGGGAGCGGCCCGACGCCGAGGAACTCTCCTCCGAGTACCCCGGCCTCGCCGGGGGGTTGCCGAACCTGCTCCGGGCGATCGACGACCTGAGCCGGGCCCGGTCCGGATCCGAGGCCGAGGCCGACGCCGACGCCGAGGGCCCGGTGCCCCCCGAGGGGAGGCCGCACCCAGAGCCTCCCGGGCCCCGGCACCTGGGGGACTACCGGCTGCTCCGGGAGATCGGGCGGGGGGGGATGGGGGTGGTCTATGAGGCGGAGCAGCTGTCGCTCGGCCGTCGGGTGGCCCTGAAGATCCTGCCCCGGCACGTCGCCCTCGACTCGAAGGTGCTCAAGCGGTTCCGACGCGAGGCGCGCTCGGCGGCCCGGCTGCACCACTCGAACATCGTGCCGGTGTTCGAGGTCGGCCGGGACGGCGAGGTGGCCTACTACGCCATGCAGTTCATCCCCGGCCGGGGCCTGGACAGGGTGATCGAGGGCCTGCGGTCGCGCCGGGACCGCTCCGGGAGGCTCGGCGTCACGACCCCGGGGGGCCCCGGGGCCGTCCCCCCTCGGGGGGACGGCCCCGGAGTCGCGTCGACCCCCCCCCCGGGTCGGGGGGGGAGCCCGATCGGCCGATCGGGCCGGAGCCGGACGCCGCCTCGCCGTCGCTGGTGCCGATGCCCGCGTGGTCCGAGGCCGATTCGTCCTGGGACGACGAGACCCTGA
- a CDS encoding sugar phosphate isomerase/epimerase family protein, with protein sequence MNPNGTTRRGFLNHAGLAGALGLAGPLAPRSALADDPAPAPAQSGRRHPIGVSTYSFWQFRGERLGIPECIDRAAAMGFDGVELLLVQMRDTSNPALQDIKRRAHSLGLALMGFSTHQGFVTPDADRRRSEVEKTLGQIELAYRLGIPTMRINTGRWGTSGNFDELMANKGIEPPLPGHTEDEAFDWVIGSIEQLLPKAAECGVVLGLENHWGLGRTAEGVLRIVEAIDSPWLQMTLDTGNFLEDSYPQMEAMASSDVPITLVQAKTYFGGGRWYELDLDYSRIAAILRDSGYRGWISLEFEGNDDAEQAVPRSLELLREHFS encoded by the coding sequence ATGAACCCGAACGGCACCACCCGCAGGGGATTCCTCAACCACGCCGGCCTGGCCGGGGCGCTCGGCCTCGCCGGCCCCCTCGCCCCCCGATCCGCCCTCGCCGACGACCCCGCCCCGGCCCCCGCGCAGTCCGGCCGACGCCACCCCATCGGCGTCTCCACCTATTCCTTCTGGCAGTTCCGGGGGGAGCGCCTCGGCATCCCCGAGTGCATCGACCGGGCCGCGGCGATGGGCTTCGACGGCGTCGAGCTCCTGCTGGTCCAGATGCGGGACACCTCGAACCCCGCCCTGCAGGACATCAAGCGCCGGGCCCACTCCCTCGGCCTGGCCCTGATGGGCTTCTCGACCCACCAGGGGTTCGTCACCCCCGATGCCGACCGCCGCCGCTCCGAGGTGGAGAAGACCCTCGGGCAGATCGAGCTGGCCTACCGCCTGGGCATCCCCACCATGCGGATCAACACCGGCCGGTGGGGTACCAGCGGCAACTTCGACGAGCTGATGGCCAACAAGGGGATCGAGCCCCCCCTGCCCGGCCACACCGAGGACGAGGCCTTCGACTGGGTCATCGGCTCGATTGAACAACTCCTGCCGAAGGCCGCCGAGTGCGGCGTCGTCCTCGGCCTGGAGAACCACTGGGGCCTCGGCCGCACCGCCGAGGGCGTGCTCCGGATCGTCGAGGCGATCGACTCCCCCTGGCTGCAGATGACCCTGGACACCGGCAACTTCCTCGAAGACTCCTACCCCCAGATGGAGGCGATGGCCTCCAGCGACGTCCCCATTACCCTCGTCCAGGCCAAGACCTACTTCGGCGGCGGCCGCTGGTACGAGCTGGACCTCGACTACTCCCGGATCGCCGCCATCCTCCGGGACTCCGGCTACCGGGGCTGGATCTCCCTCGAATTCGAGGGCAACGACGACGCCGAGCAGGCCGTCCCCCGCAGCCTCGAACTGCTCCGAGAACACTTCTCCTGA
- a CDS encoding DUF6768 family protein, with translation MTTDGKELDALIREALSREEAALFDRLGPPSLPDLLTETFRGRFRWINLFGGLLSFVFFGLAVSCAVMIFRTDDVPRLFRWGLGFSFSISAVLGLKLWFWMEMQRHATSREVKRVELAVAHLAAELRAGRAPGPDS, from the coding sequence ATGACCACCGACGGCAAGGAACTCGACGCCCTGATCCGGGAGGCCCTCTCCCGGGAGGAGGCGGCCCTGTTCGACCGCCTCGGCCCCCCCTCGCTGCCCGACCTGCTCACCGAGACCTTCCGGGGCCGATTCCGCTGGATCAACCTCTTCGGCGGCCTGCTGAGCTTCGTCTTCTTCGGCCTGGCCGTCTCCTGCGCCGTCATGATCTTCCGGACCGACGACGTGCCGAGGCTCTTCCGCTGGGGACTCGGCTTCTCCTTCTCCATCTCGGCCGTCTTGGGCCTGAAGCTCTGGTTCTGGATGGAGATGCAGCGGCACGCCACCAGCCGCGAGGTCAAGCGGGTCGAGCTGGCCGTGGCCCACCTGGCGGCCGAGCTGCGGGCGGGCCGCGCCCCCGGGCCGGACTCCTGA
- the eno gene encoding phosphopyruvate hydratase gives MSTQPNTDSVGLYFVRGQNAPGGTGPATIVAVKGREILDSRGNPTVEVDVVLADGTLGRAAVPSGASTGEYEAVELRDGDKARYLGKGVRKAVENVNARISRVVVGRDAADQVGLDRAMIEADGTENKGSFGANAILGVSLAAARAAAASRGLPLYRYIGGANARVLPVPMANIINGGKHADNKIDFQEFMVMPVGADSFAEGIRMVAEVFHTLKSLLKKAKHTTAVGDEGGFAPDIDNEQALKYIMEAVDKAGYKAGRDADFAIALDCASSELFDEGGKKGYKFWKSNPDKLFSADDMIGLFEQWVDSYPIVSIEDPLDQNDWDGYAKFTRVLGSKVQIVGDDFFVTNTKRLADGIARGACNSILIKVNQIGTLTETLEAVDMATRAGYTSVMSHRSGETEDSTIADIAVGTNCGQIKTGSASRSDRIAKYNQLLRIEEELGASAVYDTSPLRRRGV, from the coding sequence ATGAGCACTCAGCCGAACACCGACTCCGTCGGCCTCTACTTCGTCCGGGGCCAGAATGCGCCGGGCGGCACCGGCCCGGCCACGATCGTCGCCGTCAAGGGGCGTGAGATCCTCGACTCGCGCGGCAACCCGACCGTCGAGGTCGACGTGGTGCTGGCCGACGGCACGCTCGGCCGGGCCGCCGTCCCCTCGGGGGCGAGCACCGGCGAGTACGAGGCGGTCGAGCTCCGGGACGGCGACAAGGCCCGGTACCTGGGCAAGGGGGTCCGCAAGGCCGTCGAGAACGTCAACGCCCGGATCTCCCGGGTCGTCGTCGGCCGCGACGCCGCCGACCAAGTCGGGCTGGACCGGGCGATGATCGAGGCCGACGGCACCGAGAACAAGGGGAGCTTCGGCGCCAACGCCATCCTCGGCGTCTCGCTCGCCGCCGCCCGGGCCGCCGCCGCCAGCCGGGGGCTGCCGCTGTACCGCTACATCGGCGGGGCCAACGCCCGGGTCCTGCCCGTGCCGATGGCTAACATCATCAACGGCGGCAAGCACGCGGACAACAAGATCGACTTCCAGGAATTCATGGTCATGCCCGTCGGCGCGGATTCGTTCGCCGAGGGGATCCGGATGGTGGCCGAGGTCTTCCACACGCTCAAGTCGCTGTTGAAGAAGGCCAAGCACACCACCGCCGTCGGCGACGAGGGCGGCTTCGCCCCCGACATCGACAACGAGCAGGCGCTGAAGTACATCATGGAGGCCGTCGACAAGGCCGGCTACAAGGCCGGCCGCGACGCCGACTTCGCCATCGCCCTGGACTGCGCCAGCTCCGAGCTGTTCGACGAGGGGGGCAAGAAGGGCTACAAGTTCTGGAAGTCGAACCCCGATAAGCTCTTCTCGGCCGACGACATGATCGGGCTGTTCGAGCAGTGGGTGGACAGCTACCCGATCGTCTCCATCGAGGACCCGCTCGACCAGAACGACTGGGACGGTTACGCCAAGTTCACCCGGGTGCTCGGCTCGAAGGTCCAGATCGTCGGCGACGACTTCTTCGTGACCAACACCAAGCGCCTCGCCGACGGCATCGCCCGGGGCGCCTGCAACAGCATCCTCATCAAGGTGAACCAGATCGGCACCCTGACCGAGACGCTGGAGGCCGTCGACATGGCGACCCGGGCCGGCTACACGTCGGTCATGTCCCACCGCTCCGGCGAGACCGAGGACAGCACGATCGCCGACATCGCCGTCGGCACCAATTGCGGCCAGATCAAGACCGGCTCGGCCAGCCGGTCGGACCGGATCGCCAAGTACAACCAGCTCCTGAGGATCGAGGAGGAACTGGGGGCCTCGGCCGTCTACGACACCTCCCCCCTGCGGCGCCGGGGCGTCTGA
- a CDS encoding Uma2 family endonuclease — protein sequence MAMLVLDSQVEDRLREERERSGADRFDEVWDGVYVMSPLANNEHQGLASGISAVLQIVLNWGELGEVFAGVNVSDREDDWDHNYRCPDIAVYLKGTTSRDCGTHWLGGPDLAVEVASKGDRSREKLDFYARVSTRELLLVDRDPWGLELYRLADGVLKLVGTSRPGEGGPLRAESLPLDFGLVAGGPRPRVEVARRDGGESWRI from the coding sequence ATGGCGATGCTCGTCCTGGATTCGCAGGTCGAGGACCGGCTCCGGGAGGAGCGGGAGCGCAGCGGCGCGGACCGATTTGACGAGGTCTGGGACGGGGTCTACGTCATGTCGCCGCTGGCGAACAACGAGCATCAGGGGCTGGCCTCGGGGATCTCGGCGGTCCTGCAGATCGTCCTGAACTGGGGAGAGCTCGGCGAGGTCTTCGCGGGCGTGAACGTGAGCGACCGCGAGGACGACTGGGATCACAACTACCGCTGCCCGGACATCGCCGTCTACCTGAAGGGGACCACTTCCCGAGACTGCGGCACGCACTGGCTGGGCGGGCCGGACCTGGCCGTGGAGGTCGCCAGCAAGGGGGACCGCTCCCGGGAGAAGCTGGACTTCTATGCGAGGGTGAGCACCCGGGAGCTGCTGCTGGTCGACCGGGACCCCTGGGGGCTGGAGCTGTACCGCCTGGCCGACGGGGTGCTGAAGCTCGTCGGCACGAGCCGCCCGGGGGAGGGCGGTCCGCTCCGGGCCGAGTCCCTGCCGCTGGACTTCGGGCTCGTCGCGGGCGGGCCGAGGCCGAGGGTCGAGGTCGCCCGCCGGGACGGCGGCGAATCCTGGAGGATCTGA